A genome region from Numida meleagris isolate 19003 breed g44 Domestic line chromosome 14, NumMel1.0, whole genome shotgun sequence includes the following:
- the PRR14L gene encoding protein PRR14L isoform X1 — MLSSGVECLLDSSACTGTEDLHKGLPLSIPAGLMAVSEAGAGLDAKPDVSLPELAHSSELSSEHHRTWEAKGFGEEAEHLDDVVRGVHREPAEPLTEELLQDEHAQQHEENKRTRRKQDCSSGEYQQGGEEAQDAEEDHAECCALKRGEKWLKQEDPHLNKHEVNSSATCGTKIAGSLKSKGENQANFQVTAETLPKLTEEAQGMKADGTRIFSKAGYQNGSVSKGLPPESDKCPDVDTVMARAGVSETTGLDFIEPLKVMDMESTTEHSQEISEYNGLKAHADTSLRMRGNVVSILETTEEKLPRQNLVNEFNTSLDNCQTYQQDEENNACDFCTVVPPKGNEPVRLSSVESCRMLSIKNSEVICSVLESVCYLDFRNMSLDNNSTAIHGIINETAKKHLPESMASQTNYDHRTGFVEDSTSKSMPVEHLSVLRNKQLSSDKTGDRETNDSTGKSYSSEFEEAAEIQREIAVGGNAEAQESADSEHCHSSVFSSIASSSEEFSKEKLKMIPSEASKWEKNQLQFSVSDLCKDDAKGSSLLKEMNSVASHEIGQTDVCIYKSYSKISTVSSHDCQDLSAKLEEGSPEVQLLEKESQSNTVLEFSGKETNLIYTLNVTLPPVTQKSREPHCDECLFCTAHEVASKDKAEDNLSGKESLGSSGATEEQLAEFVLHKDKFQSSINPKTSGESSVTSNISQKNRKSSEGKVESVDTGLENEHSNTWNSSNQSSKDQHTAATASSILSSRTHIDDVVLNSHFFKADVEMKIDENDSLEGEASAGYNSKKAIIFLEEHCPLACRCLPYQDDWGNRCVALHGINDISTEKSMFCLTYAAEESTATLVGDEISNKNMKAENTKQFDLCKLTDSSEIICDKHEAKDQVSTCAVPADEFDKIRTLSSPKVPGGNWRSKTSEQLLVRYLNKKNCVHNFGFCNSPLCPKMRELGTSEKKGMSSLTASSSEYSSSICATCPLLNNTNMQTEKTLSAIENQFLAHPSEFYDLVPGSKQHLETLNKKPDTGLQFIATSAEETKLSMSSGQYEERLLKKGDDLTLLVDKHVREDGFQRTVKENVVDFESSTGLRNADCSGCMGSIGDLIQEKMKKLKEKGNSCGSEDKETLEESLSDSRSQCSQHALSIKCVKDKAELVFSGNKMQQSLAKMKWLIGDQANTVSAPFLPFSSIHRSLFYKPEKMHVLSQMENKRLRKKSILNNSCSQLMLEPGKETDAKKDVGPSHFVKFNIQDSSNETHRDSETPSALNLGNSLPQKEKLCVSSENTDIGNSDSSSDEICSKGSSETKPLSVTMYVKSRASNTEIPSSEDEKATSSLKGAKSSGVHACNKERQRDERHSVLTAEVMDVTLPKSADCGEKLKNVCVEEKLEREVSHRKKLPIHSFLDGEDCLWTSLEGSKESSSKTVTVSTENYEKGFEEIPRSDLNSLSKERNATKPTSFTDTSSLSEAVQDYQTADASDRDASPEFKNNKISMLSNSCKESLPNYVVRCEVCVPYKLNAQSRDNAKEITGCQDTIPAHSVSTENETSDSVRLDRVEKCQALKRKKKYEEIKVHGSDKAKQEKKAEYKVKAKVTLHPSILYSSELLCSSSNELVMSRNTKFESPSEDIFVIRSSENKLCSTLQEIKRPKITTDTISSCFLKTQDSEMENLNLKSGYNGILGAFGTKNKLRGPLPLKIQPGRTCKKVPTSYQLETVRKIRKPKSSAFLEPPSEMPPKQENTVLKSLYFACKSPTVKKEIAMRFVHMPREKAKRCSLLSSLKFRKCTKEPALLSKLSAIASKLLEPATSIHSLETLPYSSEILPVAARYGQHRSKNLLEAVSCINRSLHSRWADSWCTKMFSFQSFALYSVGSTKIPSLDLSNNSPSFLDTPVFPISFHVKLDSSSVTDLTWTTSQHSAHRRLVLEEMPAPPSKWTFLLSQSCSDATAVKEDSSQDHELHSPLSVTTPGVVALHPDHGRNAIAKRTGSCSMLGLHTVLALSSPGCYRIWTRRRNLTSHIPTIQRLFISQFTQGLKGASNVSDDLVSSLPYSLGRALSIWSQHGPSACPSEITPLHSNHCKWQPSVGIENSYAILPRLPVQSMGALQTAGHDICLEPSFPLPLPKSCLLSEALPPRLPEPDLQVHALDEADTSIPDCFRSQDDTELKKTDPEKRPKKVSQIRIRKTIPRLDHNLTPMGLPKPKRLKKKEFSLEEIYTNKNYKSPPPARSLETIFEEPKEKNGLLISVSQQKRKRILEFQDFTVPRKRKARGKIKAVGSFTRAKKAAPPSAELDALLSQKLMDLEEFFAKEDEQELLCSTGGSRELKMVQ, encoded by the exons ATGCTCTCATCTGGGGTGGAATGTCTCCTTGACTCCTCTGCCTGCACTGGCACTGAGGACCTGCACAAGGGGCTGCCGCTCAGCATCCCCGCCGGCCTTATGGCTGTGTCTGAGGCCGGTGCTGGATTAGATGCAAAACCCGATGTGTCCTTACCTGAGCTGGCACACAGTAGTGAGCTGTCATCCGAGCACCACAGGACTTGGGAGGCAAAAGGCTTTGGAGAGGAGGCAGAGCATCTGGATGATGTGGTCAGAGGGGTTCATCGGGAGCCAGCAGAACCACTTACGGAAGAATTACTGCAGGACGAGCATGCTCAacagcatgaagaaaacaaacgaACTCGTAGGAAACAAGACTGTTCTAGCGGTGAATACCAGCAAGGAGGTGAAGAGGCACAAGATGCTGAGGAAGACCATGCGGAATGCTGTGCTCTAAAACGTGGGGAAAAATGGTTAAAACAA GAGGATCCTCATCTAAACAAGCATGAGGTAAATTCTTCAGCAACTTGTGGCACCAAAATAGCAGGATCTCTGAAGAGCAAAG GAGAAAACCAAGCAAATTTTCAGGTGACAGCTGAAACTCTCCCAAAGCTTACTGAAGAAGCACAAGGTATGAAGGCTGACGGGACTAGAATATTTAGTAAAGCAGGATACCAGAATGGCAGTGTGAGTAAAGGTCTTCCACCTGAGAGTGACAAATGCCCAGATGTAGACACAGTCATGGCTAGAGCTGGGGTTTCAGAAACCACCGGGTTAGATTTCATAGAGCCTTTAAAAGTTATGGACATGGAATCAACAACAGAACACTCACAAGAAATAAGTGAATATAATGGGTTGAAAGCCCATGCTGACACGTCATTGAGAATGAGGGGCAATGTTGTATCTATTTTGGAGACTACAGAAGAAAAGTTACCTAGACAAAATCTTGTTAATGAATTCAATACATCACTTGATAATTGCCAGACTTACCAGCAGgatgaagaaaacaatgcttGTGACTTCTGTACCGTTGTTCCACCTAAAGGTAATGAACCTGTTAGGTTATCATCAGTAGAAAGTTGTAGAATGCTCTCcataaaaaattctgaagttatATGTTCGGTTCTGGAAAGCGTCTGTTATCTGGACTTTAGAAATATGTCACTAGACAACAACAGCACTGCAATCCATGGAATTATTAATGAAACCGCAAAAAAGCATCTTCCTGAAAGCATGGCAAGTCAGACTAATTATGATCACAGAACTGGATTTGTAGAGGACTCCACCTCCAAATCCATGCCGGTAGAGCATCTCTCAGTGCTAAGGAATAAACAATTATCTAGCGATAAAACGGGTGATAGGGAAACAAATGATAGTACAGGCAAATCATACAGCTCTGAATTTGAAGAGGCTGCTGAAATCCAGAGAGAGATTGCTGTGGGAGGTAACGCTGAAGCTCAAGAGAGTGCTGATTCTGAGCATTGtcattcttcagttttcagttctaTTGCTTCATCTTCTGAGGagttctcaaaagaaaaattaaaaatgatccCATCAGAAGCCAGTAAGTGGGAAAAGAACCAGTTGCAATTCTCTGTCAGTGATCTATGCAAGGATGATGCAAAAGGAAGTAGCCTACTGAAGGAAATGAACAGCGTTGCTTCCCATGAAATTGGACAGACAGATGTATGTATTTATAAGTCCTACAGTAAAATTTCTACTGTCAGTAGCCATGACTGTCAGGATCTTTCTGCCAAGCTAGAAGAAGGTTCACCTGAGGTACAACTGCTTGAAAAGGAATCTCAGAGTAATACAGTGTTAGAGTTTTCTGGCAAAGAAACTAATTTGATTTATACACTAAATGTAACTCTACCTCCTGTTACACAAAAATCAAGAGAACCTCACTGTGATGAGTGTCTATTTTGTACTGCTCATGAAGTTGCAAGCAAGGACAAGGCTGAGGATAATCTATCTGGAAAAGAGTCACTTGGTTCTTCTGGGGCTACAGAGGAACAACTTGCTGAATTTGTGCTGCATAAAGACAAATTCCAGTCCTCAATAAATCCCAAGACTTCTGGTGAATCTAGTGTGACAAGCAACATTTCCCAGAAGAACAGGAAGTCTTCAGAAGGGAAGGTAGAGAGTGTAGACACTGGTTTAGAAAATGAACATAGCAACACATGGAATTCTAGTAATCAGAGTTCAAAAGACCAGCATACAGCTGCCACTGCTTCCAGTATCTTATCAAGTAGAACACACATAGATGATGTGGTCCTGAACAGTCATTTTTTTAAGGCTGATGTTGAGATGAAGATTGATGAAAATGATAGTTTGGAAGGAGAAGCTTCAGCTGGATATAATAGTAAAAAGGCAATCATTTTTCTGGAAGAACATTGCCCTTTGGCATGCAGATGTCTTCCTTATCAAGATGACTGGGGCAACAGATGTGTAGCTCTGCATGGGATAAATgatatttccacagaaaaaagcatgttttgtcTAACTTATGCTGCAGAGGAGTCTACTGCTACCTTGGTAGGAGATGAGATTTCAAATAAGAAtatgaaagctgaaaatacGAAACAATTTGATCTTTGTAAATTAACAGACAGCAGTGAAATTATTTGTGACAAACATGAGGCAAAAGACCAAGTTAGCACGtgtgctgtccctgcagatGAATTTGATAAAATAAGGACTCTGAGTTCTCCAAAAGTTCCTGGAGGCAATTGGAGAAGTAAGACCAGTGAACAGCTATTAGTCAgatatttgaacaaaaaaaattgtgttcATAATTTTGGATTTTGCAACTCTCCCTTATGCCCGAAGATGAGAGAACTAGGCACAtctgagaagaaaggaatgtCATCGCTCACAGCTAGTTCTTCTGAGTACAGCTCTTCAATCTGTGCTACATGTCCGTTACTCAACAATACGaacatgcaaacagaaaagacCCTTTCTGCAATTGAAAATCAGTTTCTTGCACATCCGAGTGAGTTCTATGACCTAGTTCCAGGCAGCAAGCAACATCTAGAAACCTTAAATAAAAAGCCAGACACTGGTTTACAATTTATCGCTACTTCTGCAGAGGAAACTAAACTGTCAATGAGCTCTGGCCAATATGAAGAGAGACTGTTAAAAAAAGGTGATGACCTGACTCTGTTAGTTGACAAACACGTAAGAGAAGATGGTTTTCAAAGAACTGTAAAAGAGAATGTAGTGGATTTTGAGTCTTCAACTGGTTTAAGAAATGCAGACTGTTCAGGATGCATGGGTTCCATCGGTGATCTaattcaagagaaaatgaaaaaactaaaagagaaagggaacagCTGTGGAAGCGAAGATAAGGAAACCCTTGAAGAAAGCCTTTCTGATAGCAGATCACAATGTTCACAGCATGCTTTGTCCATCAAATGCgtgaaagacaaagcagagctagtgttttcaggaaataaaatgcagcaatCCTTGGCAAAGATGAAGTGGTTAATTGGGGACCAGGCAAATACAGTTAGTGCCCCATTTTTGCCCTTCTCATCAATTCACAGGAGTCTGTTTTACAAGccagaaaaaatgcatgtactttcacagatggaaaacaaaagactgagaaaaaaatctatcttAAATAACTCTTGCTCACAGTTGATGTTGGAGCCTGGTAAAGAAACAGATGCTAAAAAGGACGTGGGTCCATCCCATTTTGTGAAGTTTAACATCCAAGACTCTTCTAATGAGACTCACAGGGATTCAGAAACACCATCAGCTCTGAACTTAGGAAACTCATTgcctcagaaagaaaagctatgCGTGTCATCTGAGAATACAGACATAGGTAACAGTGATTCATCTTCAGATGAAATTTGTAGCAAAGGTTCTTCAGAGACAAAACCTCTTTCTGTAACAATGTATGTTAAGAGCAGAGCTAGCAATACTGAAATACCATCTTCAGAGGATGAAAAGGCAACTAGCTCTCTGAAAGGTGCAAAAAGTTCAGGCGTTCATGCATGCaacaaagaaaggcagagagatgAGAGGCATAGTGTGCTAACTGCAGAAGTCATGGATGTGACCTTACCAAAAAGTGCTGATTGTGGAGAGAAGTTGAAGAATGTATGTGTAGAAGAGAAGCTGGAAAGAGAAGTGTCTCACAGAAAAAAGTTGCCCATACATTCTTTCCTTGATGGAGAAGATTGCTTATGGACCTCATTAGAAGGTTCAAAAGAGTCTAGTAGCAAAACAGTTACTGTCAGTACTGAGAACTATGAAAAAGGTTTTGAAGAAATCCCAAGATCTGACCTAAATAgtctttcaaaggaaagaaacgCTACAAAGCCTACAAGCTTCACTGATACCAGTTCACTTTCAGAAGCTGTGCAAGATTATCAAACTGCAGATGCATCTGACAGAGATGCTTCACCAGAattcaaaaacaataaaataagcATGCTATCAAACAGTTGCAAAGAATCATTACCAAATTATGTAGTTCGATGTGAAGTATGTGTGCCTTACAAATTaaatgcacagagcagagataaTGCAAAGGAAATTACAGGATGTCAAGACACTATACCAGCTCATTCAGTTTCCACGGAAAATGAGACTTCAGATTCTGTGAGACTTGATAGAGTAGAGAAATGTCAGGCTCTTAAACGAAAGAAAAAGTATGAGGAGATTAAAGTGCATGGGTCAGACAaggcaaaacaagaaaaaaaggcagaatacAAAGTGAAAGCAAAAGTTACATTGCATCCAAGCATATTATACAGTTCTGAACTTTTATGCAGTTCTTCAAATGAGTTGGTGATGTCAAGAAATACAAAGTTTGAAAGTCCTTCAGAGGACATTTTTGTCATtagaagcagtgaaaataaactGTGTAGCACTTTACAAGAAATCAAAAGGCCAAAGATTACCACTGATACTATTAGttcatgttttttaaagactcaggattcagaaatggaaaacctGAACCTTAAGTCAGGTTATAATGGAATTCTTGGTGCCTTTGGAACTAAAAATAAACTAAGAGGAcctcttccattaaaaatacagcCTGGAAGAACATGCAAAAAAGTTCCCACATCATATCAACtagaaactgtaagaaaaataagaaaacctaAAAGTTCAGCTTTTTTGGAGCCTCCCTCAGAAATGCCCCCTAAACAGGAAAACACAGTCCTGAAATCTTTGTACTTTGCCTGTAAATCACCAacagtgaaaaaggaaatagcCATGAGATTCGTCCATATGCCAAGGGAGAAGGCCAAGAGGTGCAGTTTGCTGAGCAgcttgaaattcagaaaatgtacCAAAGAGCCAGCGCTACTGAGCAAGCTGTCTGCAATAGCCAGCAAATTACTGGAACCTGCCACAAGCATCCATAGCTTGGAAACTCTGCCGtattcttctgaaattcttcCAGTGGCTGCAAGGTACGGCCAACATAGATCTAAAAATCTATTGGAAGCTGTCTCCTGCATTAACAGGAGCTTACACTCACGCTGGGCTGACAGTTGGTGTACCAAGATGTTCAGCTTTCAATCTTTTGCACTTTATTCAGTAGGATCTACCAAAATACCTTCTTTAGACTTGAGCAACAATTCTCCTTCTTTCTTGGATACCCCAGTGTTCccaatttcttttcatgtaaAATTGGACTCCAGTTCTGTGACAGACCTCACATGGACTACATCTCAGCACTCTGCACATCGCAGACTGGTTTTGGAAGAAATGCCGGCACCACCTTCAAAGTGGACTTTTCTCCTGTCTCAGAGCTGTTCAGATGCAACAGCAGTCAAGGAAGATTCCAGTCAAGATCATGAGCTGCATTCCCCTCTCTCCGTAACAACCCCAGGAGTTGTTGCACTTCATCCTGACCACGGAAGAAATGCCATAGCTAAAAGAACAGGAAGTTGCTCCATGCTTGGCCTTCACACAGTGTTAGCACTTTCTTCACCTGGATGTTACAGGATTTGGACAAGAAGAAGAAACTTAACCAGTCATATTCCTACCATCCAGAGACTATTTATATCCCAATTTACCCAGGGCTTGAAAGGGGCATCTAATGTATCAGATGACCTGGTCTCTTCCTTGCCGTACTCCTTGGGCAGGGCGCTATCCATATGGAGTCAGCATGGTCCTTCTGCCTGTCCCTCCGAAATCACTCCTCTTCATTCCAATCACTGCAAGTGGCAGCCAAGTGTGGGCATCGAGAACAG CTATGCCATATTACCACGCTTACCTGTACAGAGTATGGGAGCACTACAGACTGCAGGTCATGACATATG TCTGGAACCTTCATTCCCTCTTCCACTACCAAAGTCTTGCTTGCTTTCGGAAGCACTGCCCCCTAGGCTTCCAGAACCTGACCTTCAGGTCCATGCCCTTGATGAAGCAGATACTTCCATTCCAGACTGTTTTAGATCCCAAGAtgacacagaactgaaaaaa aCTGACCCAGAAAAGAGGCCAAAGAAAGTCTCACAGATCCGAATCAGGAAAACTATTCCTAGGCTAGATCATAACCT